aaagaaacaatcacTTGAGTGAAAAACATGTGTTTAATTAGTAGATTATACTTTGATTCGGTTCACGGGGTGAGAATGGATggtggaaattatatttttataagccaCTCTGTCTGTTATacccaaataaaaaaacactataaaactataactataattttaaccatttataCTAAACCTAAAAACTTGAAATATATCTTagcaaaaaatactaattaaacagAGAAGAAtgtcttaataattataagatataagacttaaatattttcttttgttacgttatattaattaaataaatcaacaaaaaaaaaacgcatacGTGACTCGCGTCTAGCGAACTCACGTTTACAATCATCAAcagtttattacaatttaaccaAAAAAAACGCTTGCAAAATTGAACAAACGagctaatttataattagaacaAATGTTCTTCTATTCACGAACATCAAATTACAAGCACGTTCGAGATCCGTACCCAGCAGTGAGATAACGCTTAAGACAGCTTTCATAATTGAATAATTGATCATTACGATTAGCTGAAATTAATTAACCCATACCCTTGAAAATTTCTGACAGGCAAGGTTGTTTGAAAAAATACGTCGGATAATTGCTCATCCATGCAAATCATATCATGGCGATGTTTTATTACGTTTGGTAAACTATATTACGTCAGTATACGAGCGAGATCTTCAGGATTAGGATCTGGTCAGATGGTATATAATAGGTCAGTCGGTCTCACGGTAACACAGTTCTTCGTGAGCTTCACATTTGGTAATACATCCACCGGCCTAAATATGAAActggtaaattaatttaatcatttaaaaatctgATCTCGTTGTATaactatgttaaaaatattatattttattacattttttatacggAGTAATGGGTACGGctgacaaataatatttatttatttggggtagttttgaaataaacattgtaatttcGAAACTGGCAACACTAAATTCtctgtacttaatttgtatctaataattaatttcgtggtcctatgaaggaaaacattgtaaggaaatgcatgtgtcggatgaaaaactgccacatgtatatctgTATGCATCAGAGCAGCGGGTTGGAATTCAAACGTTCCCAGTGGGATATACACTGGCTGttgtttacttaaaaataaatgtacaaaattgaatgaaaaccaaattaattaaaaaataaaagaaataattagcataatatttaatatgaaatattaaacatttacagTTCGTTGTTGCTGCCTTGATTGCCGTGGCCTCAGCAGGCCGTCTGGAGCACCTCGAGCGCTCCTACTTACCCCCTGACAACAACAACGTTCATAGTAGCTTCGGTACCAATGGTGCTAAAGGCTTCGGCTCAAATGGCGGCTCACAAAATGGTTTCGGTACTGGCAGTAACGGTTTCGCCAGTGGTCACGGTTCTGGAAGCAATGGATTTGGCCACGGGTCTAGCAACAATGGTTTTGCCAACGGTCACAGCTCCAGCACCAGTTCCGGTGTGAATGGGCATGGATCTTCTGGATTTGGTTCTAATGGTGTCAGCTCCAATGGATTCGGCGCTAATGGCCATAGTTCTCACGGCGTTGGCGCTAACGGTCACAGCTCCAGTGGATTTGGTACATCTCAAGGATCAAACGGATTTAGAACTAATGGAGGAACTGCTGCTAAAAATGGTGCTTTTAATGGTGCCACATCTAACCAATACCTTCCCCCCAACCATGGGCCATCTGGAGCTGGATCCAACGGTTTCAGTGGAATTGGAGGTTCTTTGAACAAACGTAAGTAATATTGTACGGGTAGCTTCATGAAAAGTTAACAGTAAATAATTGACTCTTATTTCTCTATTCTGCTTGGCTCATGCtagtatactaaaaaaaatatttaaagatacaaCCAAGTCACGGATAACATTCCTGtggagatataaatataacaataaaaaaattacatatttctatTAGGAAAAGTCAAAATAACTCAGCCTTAACTGTAAATCTGGGCAAGCTTATTGAAAGTTACAAATTGCTTGCTCAGGCTCTACTGCTGCCTCTACTCTACAGAAAAGAAATTGCATGTATGAGTCGTTTTTAATTCTACCATTTCCAACATTGAGCTATGTCATGGATCTAATCTCCAATTTGTTACAGACGAAGCTTTCGTCCCGCAGTGAGACAGGCTGTAACTTTATAATCTTTTGTACAAAACGTTTTGTACTTTCAGCGTCATCAGGACATTTCGCCAGCCAACAATACAACCAAGGTTCCGCCAGCGGTAGCAACGGCTTTGGTTCAAACTCCGGTTCTGCTCATGGATCTGCAAATGGAGGTTTCAGATCTACATTTGGATCTCAAGGATCCGTTGGCTCTCAAGGATCCGTTGGCTCTCAAGGATCCGTTGGCTCTCAGCCACAGTTCGGTGCTGCCAGCCGTCAGTACTTGGCTCCTAAGACTTCATCTTTCCAGAACATTCCTCAGCAACCTTTCGACGAGGAAACTGGCTATCACTACTGAAGAGTCAAATAATTAACTCAAATAAAGCTTgtgttcaaatatataataaatgatattattgtattatatttgatcgttttattattttatattattaaattatgaataagtaCATTtctaatagtattatatttaatagaaaaatactacttctattgaaattaattttctaaatttttgaTAATCATAATTTCTTTACATTTCATGTGACGTCATAATAGACAATACGGTTAAGACAACTTCATAAGGGGGGGAATAAAAAATCAAACGCGAATACATAGTCTCGGTAGGTAAAAGATTTGACATTTAGCACACGTCTTTTTATCAATACATCAAAAGTatcgcttaaaatattattatcgacggattagaaaattgttaattacgTATTATAAGTTACCCACTAGTGGGAATTTGCAGTCGCGTTTGATTTTCTTTGTTGCTTCACTTCAATGTTCAATGTGTGCTCCATTTGCTTTTTGTCTTATAATCTGAAATATAGAGAACCTCtttgaatatgtttaatttgcacaaatatagcaaaaatatcaaattttattttttatttatttcgatgtaATTACACCAAGTtaacgattataaaaaaataacttagaaCCGGACGCATTACCTATTACTGTGAAACTCGTTCAATACGAAAGGAGAAATTACTCATAGTTAACGCATTTTCAAGACACCTTTATTGTTTTCACTGATTACTAGTTTCACctaaaagtcaaataaaaatgtttcactCGAAAGCATTGCTTGGCTGCGTTcaccgttttataaataaactaacatactataatattaaagttatctgTGCGTGGGGATCGTAATATTTCTGAATACAAGAGATTTCTGTTTAAACAAAACGGTATATTTTTATCGACCCGTCATGATTTGAACTCAGAAACACGGCGTcagtaattatttcttacacacAAGCCACcagactaacgaggcagtcaaacgGATTCATCACGGCTATGAATTATTAGTGACGGTTCATTGTTTCAAAACTGGTTTAATTTAGCTTCGAGGAAGACGAAACATCTgttacttacaaaaatatatatacgttttatgttgtaattaaataaaattggttgATAGTTCATTTTGTTAATTACTTCATCgagattttattgtttgttgttGGATTGGTCGTTTTAATATGATCACTAATGTCCATATACATaagcactttaagaaatattaaccattccttgtatCCAACCCATCTAggaaactaaggtgttatgtcccttgtgcctgtagatacactgactcaatcactgcaatcgaaacacaacaatactaattgttGATATTTGGCGATATATTATGTGGTAactgggtggtacttaccaCAAAGaagtaccaccaagtaaatctttTATGATAATGATCAtgtcgttaaaattaaaaataaaactttacttaaaGAGAGGTGAGAAGCACCTTTGACTaacaagatatacatatatatatatatatatatatatatattttttacattagcagcctgtaaattagacacatgcaggtttcctcacgatgttttccttcaccgccgagcacgagatgaattataaacacaaattaagcacatgaaaattcagtggtgcctgtctgggtttgaacccgaaatcatcggttaagatgcacgcgttctaaccactgggccatctcggctctcgagatatatataaatatatatataaagttgccggtttggaaagtagattctaccataACCGACAAAAAACTCGGTTAGGTAATGCTATCTAAAGCTATGTATGGTATTATTGTATTGGTAAGCAGAccagtaaataaatgtaagagTTTGCTCATTTGTTACACCATCCAGCCAAACTActaatcaaattcaaatattttttttaatcagcgttttgattaataaacattccgtcaatataattttatatatatactgaatGTAATCAATGTTTTATGGGACGCGTAGGGATGTAAAAATTCGCAGGTTCAAAATCCTGACCCCTTGGTCTCTTGTCGTCCCGGCTCTTAGCCGAAgctttaatattgtttgaaagctactattctttattaaaaataatcgaaatCATTCCAAAGACTGTTATCAttcattatacaataattattctataaattataaagtaaccgataaattgtataattctttaaaaattatatttatataattaaaaataatattatcttataaataatttatactcaaTTAAAAGTAGCAGCGAATAATTTTCTCAGATTCTCGAAGCTTAATGTGAGTTCGTGACGACTCGGTATATCATCATAACTAGGGACTACACACACTTAACCGCAATTATCTGAAATAAAAcgataactaattttatattcgtttttgatttaaaaatgttttcatatgaaaatttatttttggaaaaaagtaaactaactttaatatatattgtttacattgAAAGGACTACATATTGTGTCAAAATTACATTGAATtctaatgaaacatttttttttatggcattggttggcggacaagcatatgggccacctgatggtaagtggtcatcacgacccatagacaaaggcactgtatgaaatattaaccattccttacatcacctatgcgccaccaaccttgggaactaagatgttacgtcccttgtgccactcacccttctaaccggaacacaacagtacaaaGTACTgtaatttggcggtagaatatctgatgagtgggtggtacctacctagacaggcttgcacaaagcacaaccaccaagtaagtaacataacataagtaacattttattttattgacaaatagCCTTCATGGTTTTAGTCACCTTTGCCCATAGAAAACCACTgacaatttaaatgttatataatttgtgtctgtaatgaaacatattattttgtaagtcACTGACTCATTCATCCTGCAAATCGGAACAAGTATTGTAATGCACAAGGTATTCACTTTTCGCCTTAAAATATCTGATTATATTGTGGCATCTACgtagaatttgttttattattcaattatgatTGGCGATTAAGGTCGAAGGCAATAATGCatacgtaaaattaaattctgccataaATGTAGTGGTGATGGTGGAGTAATATCCAAATATTCCCCTAAAGATAacaggaggccttaacccagcaatgggacatttacaggctgttaccaATTATATTGACT
The window above is part of the Vanessa tameamea isolate UH-Manoa-2023 chromosome 18, ilVanTame1 primary haplotype, whole genome shotgun sequence genome. Proteins encoded here:
- the LOC113398543 gene encoding uncharacterized protein LOC113398543 is translated as MVYNRSVGLTVTQFFVSFTFGNTSTGLNMKLFVVAALIAVASAGRLEHLERSYLPPDNNNVHSSFGTNGAKGFGSNGGSQNGFGTGSNGFASGHGSGSNGFGHGSSNNGFANGHSSSTSSGVNGHGSSGFGSNGVSSNGFGANGHSSHGVGANGHSSSGFGTSQGSNGFRTNGGTAAKNGAFNGATSNQYLPPNHGPSGAGSNGFSGIGGSLNKPSSGHFASQQYNQGSASGSNGFGSNSGSAHGSANGGFRSTFGSQGSVGSQGSVGSQGSVGSQPQFGAASRQYLAPKTSSFQNIPQQPFDEETGYHY